The following are encoded together in the Arcobacter aquimarinus genome:
- a CDS encoding competence/damage-inducible protein A, with protein sequence MLEIPNFYSVIIGTELLNGRRTDAHFTFLNQQLLSRGWEQKASFVINDDINLMENVFNLIKNDPNSVMFCFGGIGATPDDYTRQIAGKVFCDGKMEFHEEAKNRIINQFGSEAYPHRINMAYLPINAKLLKNVVNNVAGFYLENRFFFTPGFPSMSQAMVVEALDKHYPKSSIKKYRLIMTIETSENDLIDIMKKIPSHLELSSLPKILGDKRKVVISLAGYDKDEVDTNFELFIKFCKENKKEYILKDINF encoded by the coding sequence ATGTTAGAAATACCAAATTTTTATAGCGTAATAATTGGAACTGAACTTTTAAATGGGCGAAGAACCGATGCCCATTTTACATTTCTAAACCAACAACTTTTAAGTAGAGGTTGGGAACAAAAAGCTTCGTTTGTCATAAATGATGACATAAATCTTATGGAAAATGTTTTTAATCTTATAAAAAATGATCCCAACTCTGTGATGTTCTGTTTTGGAGGAATTGGAGCAACTCCTGATGATTATACAAGACAGATTGCAGGAAAAGTTTTTTGTGATGGAAAAATGGAATTTCATGAAGAAGCAAAAAATAGAATCATAAATCAGTTTGGTTCTGAAGCCTATCCACACAGAATAAATATGGCATATTTACCAATAAATGCAAAACTTCTTAAAAATGTTGTAAATAATGTAGCAGGATTTTATCTTGAAAATAGATTTTTTTTCACTCCTGGTTTTCCTTCTATGAGTCAAGCTATGGTTGTTGAAGCTTTAGATAAACACTATCCTAAGTCAAGTATTAAAAAATATAGACTTATTATGACTATAGAAACAAGCGAAAATGATTTGATAGATATTATGAAAAAGATTCCTTCTCATTTAGAGTTATCTTCACTTCCTAAAATTTTAGGAGATAAAAGAAAAGTAGTAATTTCTCTTGCTGGATATGATAAAGATGAGGTAGATACAAATTTTGAGTTATTTATAAAATTTTGTAAAGAAAATAAAAAAGAGTATATTTTAAAAGATATTAATTTTTAA
- a CDS encoding diguanylate cyclase, protein MKSKNFLIYFTVTIIFCFTLFILKYISDTKNDYQKFSEKILFEQASTLHNSLMTLKHWNSQKGSIYIKAYEEIDANQFIKDGIVHTNNKELLIKMNPAWMIRELSEVSNLKQNYYFKITSLSPLNPINKPDKFEKRALEQLNSNKEENFYTSLEEDKYNFLGALKVQPSCLSCHNTQNYKVGDIIGGLRVSVPIENYKENIKIIESKSNLLNIVTIFTSIVFMGIITYTITSIYARELNILKLNKTLELKVNQRTKDLTKANKKLLENSITDYLTNLSNRRHFFEVGLKTFHLAKRENIPLSIICVDIDFFKNINDTYGHNIGDEILKFISRIMEKSIRKSDTLARTGGEEFSILLYNTNENQAFILAEKIRQNIEKASFKDENLEVKVTISLGISQLSKDDKDLDSIIKRADKALYMAKEKNRNTTIIYS, encoded by the coding sequence ATGAAGAGTAAAAATTTTCTAATATACTTTACTGTTACTATTATCTTTTGTTTTACACTTTTTATACTTAAATATATAAGTGATACAAAAAATGATTATCAAAAATTCTCTGAAAAGATACTTTTTGAACAAGCTTCAACTTTACACAATAGTTTAATGACTTTAAAACATTGGAACTCACAAAAAGGCTCAATTTATATAAAAGCTTATGAAGAAATAGATGCAAATCAATTTATAAAAGATGGAATAGTTCATACAAATAATAAAGAACTATTAATAAAAATGAATCCAGCTTGGATGATTAGAGAATTATCAGAAGTTTCAAATCTAAAACAAAATTATTATTTTAAAATTACAAGTTTATCTCCTCTAAATCCTATTAATAAACCTGATAAATTTGAAAAAAGAGCTTTAGAGCAATTAAACTCAAATAAGGAAGAAAACTTTTACACTAGTTTAGAAGAAGATAAATACAATTTTTTAGGAGCATTGAAAGTTCAACCTTCTTGTCTTTCTTGTCATAATACTCAAAACTATAAAGTTGGAGATATAATTGGAGGATTAAGAGTTAGTGTTCCAATAGAAAATTATAAAGAAAATATAAAAATAATAGAATCAAAAAGCAATCTATTAAATATTGTAACTATTTTTACTTCTATTGTTTTTATGGGAATTATCACTTATACAATAACTTCTATTTATGCTAGAGAATTGAATATCTTAAAATTAAATAAAACACTTGAATTAAAAGTTAATCAAAGAACGAAAGATTTAACAAAAGCAAATAAAAAACTTCTTGAAAACTCTATCACTGATTATTTAACAAATCTTTCAAATAGACGACATTTTTTTGAAGTTGGACTAAAAACTTTTCATCTAGCAAAAAGAGAGAATATTCCTTTATCAATAATTTGTGTCGATATAGATTTTTTTAAAAATATAAATGATACTTATGGACATAATATTGGAGATGAAATACTAAAATTTATTTCAAGAATTATGGAAAAAAGTATTAGAAAATCAGATACACTTGCAAGAACAGGAGGAGAAGAATTTTCTATCTTACTATATAATACAAATGAAAATCAAGCATTTATTTTGGCTGAAAAAATAAGACAAAATATTGAAAAAGCCTCTTTTAAAGATGAAAATCTAGAAGTAAAAGTAACAATTAGTTTAGGAATTAGTCAATTATCAAAAGATGATAAAGATTTAGATTCTATTATAAAAAGAGCTGATAAGGCACTTTATATGGCAAAAGAAAAAAATAGAAATACTACTATTATTTATTCATAA
- a CDS encoding bifunctional diguanylate cyclase/phosphodiesterase: MTLDETRKNAVKNAINEHYAVISFKVDGTIKDANEKFLNLFSYKLDEIVDKHHKIFCEEEYIKSNEYKKFWNDLSNGKVQTEEFKRIKKNGESVFIQASYQPLKNEYNQVFEILKFAQDITNRKLQSLNYEAQINAINKSQATIEFDTNGIILTANDNFLKSMGYELNELIGKHHSIFCEKDYINSNEYKTFWERLKEGTFDTGKYIRVTKNGKKVWIQATYTPILDINNKPIKIVKFAQDITKLESIQKDVLTGLFISEKLILDIPENDKNNLAILSIDDFSFLNDFYGDEIANKFIIEFSKLLTSYLNDDYKIYRIYGAKFAILNWKLANNEFYETIYDFINYMKNTYIDLGIKKFNLVTTCGISYESNEKIIHTADIVNKFAKKQLKNILQYSEELNIEKKFEENIYWSEKISQALKEDRIIVYYQPIFNNKSNKIEKYESLVRLQDTNADIVSPYKFLEISKKSKQYIDITKKVIEKSFEKFKNFDYEFSINLTVEDILDKDLSNFLFSKIAEFDISNRLVIELVESEKITTYEPIYDFIAKIKDIGCKVAIDDFGTGYSNFEYLVKIDADFVKIDGSIIKRILEDENSLEIVKSIIQFCKKMNIKIIAEFVSNIELQEKVKELGITYSQGFYLGEPNKNLVDEKSI; this comes from the coding sequence ATGACTTTAGATGAAACAAGAAAAAATGCTGTTAAAAATGCCATTAATGAACATTACGCTGTAATTTCATTTAAAGTTGATGGAACAATAAAAGATGCGAATGAAAAGTTTTTAAATTTATTTTCTTATAAACTTGATGAAATTGTAGATAAACATCATAAAATTTTTTGTGAAGAAGAGTACATTAAATCAAATGAATATAAGAAATTTTGGAATGATTTGTCAAATGGAAAAGTTCAAACTGAAGAGTTTAAAAGAATTAAAAAAAACGGTGAATCAGTTTTTATTCAAGCTTCTTATCAACCGTTAAAAAATGAATACAATCAAGTATTTGAAATATTAAAATTCGCTCAAGACATTACAAATAGAAAATTACAAAGTTTAAACTATGAAGCTCAAATTAATGCAATAAATAAATCACAAGCAACTATTGAATTTGATACAAATGGTATTATTTTAACTGCAAATGATAATTTTTTAAAATCTATGGGTTATGAATTAAATGAATTAATAGGTAAACATCATAGTATATTTTGTGAAAAAGATTATATTAACTCGAATGAATATAAAACATTTTGGGAAAGATTAAAAGAAGGAACTTTTGATACAGGGAAATATATAAGAGTCACAAAAAATGGGAAAAAAGTTTGGATTCAAGCTACATATACTCCTATTTTAGATATAAATAATAAACCTATAAAAATTGTTAAATTCGCTCAAGATATTACTAAACTTGAATCCATACAAAAAGATGTTTTAACAGGTTTATTTATCAGTGAAAAATTGATTTTAGATATTCCTGAAAATGATAAAAATAACCTTGCAATTCTTAGTATTGATGATTTTTCATTCTTAAATGATTTTTATGGAGATGAAATTGCTAATAAATTCATAATAGAATTTTCTAAATTATTAACTAGCTATTTAAATGATGATTATAAAATATATCGAATCTATGGAGCTAAATTTGCCATACTAAACTGGAAATTGGCAAATAATGAATTTTATGAAACAATTTATGATTTTATAAATTATATGAAAAATACTTATATAGATTTAGGAATAAAAAAATTCAATTTAGTCACAACTTGTGGAATATCTTATGAAAGTAATGAAAAGATAATACATACAGCGGATATTGTAAATAAATTTGCAAAAAAACAATTAAAAAATATTTTACAATATTCTGAAGAATTAAATATAGAAAAAAAGTTTGAAGAAAATATTTATTGGTCTGAAAAAATAAGTCAAGCTCTAAAAGAAGATAGAATAATAGTTTATTATCAACCAATATTCAATAATAAATCAAATAAAATTGAGAAATATGAATCTTTAGTAAGACTTCAAGATACAAATGCAGATATAGTATCACCATATAAATTTTTAGAAATATCTAAAAAATCTAAACAATATATTGATATTACGAAAAAAGTTATAGAAAAATCTTTTGAAAAATTTAAAAATTTTGATTATGAATTTTCAATTAACTTGACTGTTGAAGATATTTTAGATAAAGATTTATCTAACTTTTTGTTTTCAAAAATTGCAGAATTTGATATTTCAAATAGACTTGTAATCGAATTAGTTGAATCTGAAAAAATTACTACTTATGAACCAATTTATGATTTTATTGCAAAAATAAAAGATATAGGCTGTAAAGTTGCCATTGATGATTTTGGAACTGGATATAGTAACTTTGAATATTTAGTAAAAATTGATGCTGATTTTGTAAAGATAGATGGAAGTATTATAAAAAGAATTTTAGAAGATGAAAACTCTTTAGAAATTGTAAAATCTATCATACAATTTTGTAAAAAAATGAATATCAAAATTATTGCAGAATTTGTTTCAAATATAGAATTACAGGAAAAAGTTAAAGAACTAGGTATTACATATTCTCAAGGATTTTATTTAGGTGAACCAAATAAAAATCTAGTTGACGAAAAGAGTATTTAA
- the uvrC gene encoding excinuclease ABC subunit UvrC yields the protein MNLLEKLKQLPQDAGVYQYFDKNGHLLYIGKAKVLKNRVKSYFKFTPKLLPSDKLGPRIYKMISEVESCEWIVVPNEHDALILENSLIKQLKPKYNILLRDDKTYPYIFIDYNEDFPRLEITRKVYKEKNIKYFGPYSSGAKDMLDSIYEIVPLVQKKSCVKSKTACLFHQIQKCFAPCENKISKEEYAKIVENALEFIYNKTKLISKLNEKMLQYSNDFRFEEAMTLRDRIKTIEKSQIKSGIDLATNEDIDIFAITTTNKKAVVVRMFLRDGKLTSSNHDFLKIDNYEEEFEFDYEEAYKRAIINYYDNEIPLLPKEILVGIELDDTTELEEFLQIRFNKKIKILNPKKDKKKDIVQIALSNCDELLRIDSSKNETNIYEDLKELFNLQTLPYIIESFDNSHMMGQATVGAMIVWNETLNSFDKKAFRHYNLESKDEYSQMREMLIRRVESFPKNPAPDLWIIDGGETLLKLAYDIVQSVGVNLDIIAIAKEKLDAKAHRAKGAAKDIIHYKNKNGEFKSFNLLTSDKRLQFVQRQRDEAHRFAITFHKKQKRAQDKQISLLQIKGIGEAKIKKLLLYFGEFEKIKNASLEELKNVLNEKDANTILNYFTASKD from the coding sequence ATGAATCTACTTGAAAAACTAAAACAACTCCCACAAGATGCAGGGGTTTATCAATACTTTGACAAAAATGGACATCTTCTTTATATTGGAAAAGCAAAAGTTCTAAAAAACAGAGTTAAATCCTATTTTAAATTTACTCCAAAACTTCTTCCTTCTGATAAGTTAGGTCCACGAATTTATAAAATGATTAGTGAAGTTGAGAGTTGTGAATGGATTGTTGTTCCAAATGAACATGATGCACTTATTTTAGAAAATTCATTAATAAAACAGCTAAAACCAAAATACAATATTTTACTTCGCGATGATAAAACATATCCTTATATTTTTATAGATTATAATGAAGATTTTCCAAGACTTGAAATCACAAGAAAAGTATATAAAGAAAAAAATATAAAATATTTTGGACCTTATTCAAGTGGTGCAAAAGATATGCTTGATTCTATTTATGAAATTGTTCCATTAGTTCAAAAGAAATCTTGTGTTAAAAGTAAAACAGCTTGTTTATTTCATCAAATTCAAAAATGTTTTGCTCCTTGTGAAAATAAAATTTCAAAAGAAGAATATGCCAAAATAGTAGAAAATGCTTTAGAATTTATCTATAATAAAACAAAACTTATTTCTAAACTGAATGAAAAAATGCTTCAATATTCAAATGATTTTAGATTTGAAGAAGCTATGACTTTAAGAGATAGAATAAAAACTATTGAAAAATCACAAATAAAATCAGGAATAGATTTAGCAACAAATGAAGATATAGATATCTTTGCAATTACTACAACAAATAAAAAAGCAGTTGTAGTACGTATGTTTTTAAGAGATGGAAAATTAACCTCATCAAATCACGATTTTTTAAAGATTGATAATTACGAAGAAGAGTTTGAGTTTGATTATGAAGAAGCTTATAAAAGAGCAATTATAAACTACTATGATAATGAAATTCCTCTTTTACCAAAAGAAATTTTAGTAGGAATCGAACTAGATGATACAACTGAACTTGAAGAATTTTTACAAATAAGATTTAATAAAAAAATCAAGATTCTAAATCCTAAAAAAGATAAGAAAAAAGATATTGTTCAAATTGCCCTTAGTAACTGCGATGAACTTTTACGAATTGATTCAAGTAAAAATGAAACAAATATTTATGAAGATTTAAAAGAATTATTCAACTTACAAACTCTTCCATATATAATAGAGAGTTTTGATAACTCTCATATGATGGGACAAGCAACTGTTGGAGCTATGATAGTTTGGAATGAAACTTTAAACTCTTTTGATAAAAAAGCTTTTAGACACTATAACCTTGAATCAAAAGATGAATACTCACAAATGAGAGAAATGTTAATAAGAAGAGTTGAAAGTTTTCCTAAAAATCCAGCTCCTGATTTATGGATTATTGATGGTGGAGAAACGCTTTTAAAACTAGCATATGACATAGTGCAATCTGTTGGAGTAAATCTTGATATTATTGCAATTGCAAAAGAAAAACTAGATGCAAAGGCTCATAGAGCAAAGGGTGCAGCAAAAGATATAATTCATTATAAAAATAAAAATGGCGAATTTAAAAGTTTTAACTTATTAACAAGTGATAAAAGATTACAATTCGTTCAAAGACAAAGGGATGAAGCTCATAGATTTGCTATAACATTCCACAAAAAACAAAAAAGAGCTCAAGATAAACAGATTTCTTTATTACAAATCAAAGGAATTGGTGAAGCAAAAATCAAAAAGCTTCTTTTATATTTTGGTGAATTTGAAAAAATCAAAAATGCATCTTTAGAAGAATTAAAAAATGTATTAAATGAAAAAGATGCAAATACAATTTTAAACTATTTTACAGCCTCAAAGGATTAA
- the pnuC gene encoding nicotinamide riboside transporter PnuC — translation MTSWEILAVFLSIVYLLLAIKENSWCWVAAFFSTLIYSILFFDASLLMDSFLNIFYLIMAIYGWYSWKYGNALSISEELKITSYGLFKNIKIIIYLTFISLTLGYYMKNYTSADFAYLDTFTTVFAIFATYMLTKKVLENWLYWVVIDFISIYIYINKGFYVTAILFGLFTILACIAYRQWKKEYLSFEY, via the coding sequence ATGACTTCTTGGGAGATTTTAGCTGTATTTTTATCAATCGTTTATTTACTTCTTGCAATAAAAGAAAATAGTTGGTGCTGGGTTGCTGCATTTTTTAGTACATTGATTTATAGTATTTTATTTTTTGATGCTTCACTTTTAATGGATAGTTTTTTAAATATATTTTATTTAATAATGGCTATTTATGGTTGGTACTCTTGGAAATATGGAAATGCTTTATCTATAAGTGAAGAATTAAAAATAACTTCTTATGGTCTATTTAAAAATATAAAAATCATAATATATTTGACTTTTATCTCTTTAACTTTAGGTTATTATATGAAAAACTACACAAGTGCTGATTTTGCATATTTGGATACTTTTACTACTGTATTTGCAATATTTGCTACATATATGCTTACGAAAAAAGTATTAGAAAATTGGCTTTATTGGGTTGTTATAGATTTTATTTCAATTTATATTTATATAAATAAAGGTTTTTATGTAACTGCTATTTTATTCGGTCTTTTTACCATTTTAGCTTGTATTGCATATAGACAATGGAAAAAAGAGTATTTAAGTTTTGAATATTGA
- a CDS encoding tetratricopeptide repeat protein, whose translation MKKIILAFFIVINSLSAITFEEVYTIHKVQGSLKALKYYRELEKQNNPKAIYELGLIHLQGDGIAKNINKAYEYFTKASELGNLESTYALGKIHLSKSTHYYDLTKAYNFFVDAANKGDSKSQLMIGRFFLMGEIVDKDYEKAMHYFKLASKQKEYEANCYIAYMYASGMGVFPNFGRAHVFAKDQYKKGDKLCVKVWKDYNLAKYPKDESWKVGDYNVPIK comes from the coding sequence ATGAAAAAAATAATCCTTGCCTTTTTTATAGTTATTAACTCTTTAAGTGCTATAACTTTTGAAGAAGTTTATACTATTCATAAAGTGCAAGGTTCACTAAAAGCTTTGAAATATTATAGAGAATTAGAAAAACAAAATAATCCAAAAGCTATATATGAATTAGGTCTTATTCATCTACAAGGTGATGGTATTGCAAAGAATATAAATAAAGCCTATGAATATTTTACAAAAGCTTCAGAACTAGGAAATTTAGAATCTACTTATGCTCTTGGAAAAATCCATCTTTCAAAATCAACTCATTATTATGACTTGACAAAAGCTTACAACTTTTTCGTTGATGCAGCAAATAAAGGAGATTCTAAATCTCAACTTATGATAGGAAGATTCTTTCTAATGGGTGAAATTGTTGATAAAGATTATGAAAAAGCTATGCACTATTTTAAACTTGCATCCAAACAAAAGGAGTATGAAGCAAACTGCTATATAGCATATATGTATGCTTCAGGAATGGGAGTTTTCCCAAACTTTGGTAGAGCTCATGTCTTTGCAAAAGACCAATATAAAAAAGGTGATAAACTTTGCGTTAAAGTATGGAAAGACTACAATCTAGCAAAATATCCAAAAGATGAATCTTGGAAAGTTGGTGATTATAATGTACCAATTAAATAA
- a CDS encoding choline/ethanolamine kinase family protein has translation MNIEQLKKYHIFKDEEILSLELLKNQGFNNISYLLKTSKNSYVIRVFKSNDSVNISRSFEFETQKKAYKKNIATKAIFFNENFMIYEYKKGIHKKNLSSFDIKNLALKIKKLHKIKAKTKAYDIKKDLQYYKKNLKDKKNQKLITQCFKSLNKLKKHKEELVLTHHDLNPKNIIFHNNSIKIIDWEYTGLNDKFFDLASICVEFKFNKIKEKLFLEKYLLNYSKKDITKLNHYKIIYKNICSLWFETINNL, from the coding sequence TTGAATATTGAACAATTAAAAAAATATCATATTTTCAAAGATGAAGAGATTTTAAGCCTTGAACTTTTAAAAAATCAAGGCTTCAATAATATTAGTTATCTTCTTAAAACTTCAAAAAATTCATATGTTATTAGAGTCTTTAAATCAAATGATAGTGTAAATATTAGTAGAAGTTTTGAATTTGAAACTCAAAAAAAAGCTTACAAAAAAAATATTGCAACTAAAGCAATTTTTTTTAATGAAAATTTTATGATTTATGAATATAAAAAAGGTATTCATAAAAAGAATCTATCATCGTTTGACATAAAAAATCTAGCTTTAAAAATAAAAAAACTTCACAAAATAAAAGCTAAAACAAAAGCCTATGATATAAAAAAAGATTTACAATATTATAAAAAAAATTTAAAAGATAAAAAAAATCAGAAACTTATAACTCAATGTTTTAAAAGTTTAAATAAACTAAAAAAACATAAAGAAGAATTAGTATTGACTCATCATGATTTAAATCCTAAAAATATCATTTTCCATAATAATTCAATCAAAATTATTGATTGGGAATATACTGGACTTAATGATAAATTTTTTGATTTAGCTTCTATTTGTGTAGAGTTTAAATTCAATAAAATTAAAGAAAAACTTTTTTTAGAAAAATATTTATTAAATTATTCAAAAAAAGATATAACAAAATTAAATCATTATAAAATAATCTATAAAAATATCTGTAGTTTATGGTTTGAAACTATAAATAATTTATAA
- a CDS encoding glutathione peroxidase, whose protein sequence is MSIYDFNVKTIDGEEISMSKYKGKVLLIVNVASKCGFTGQYEGLEALFEKYKNKDFMVLGFPSNQFANQEPESNEKIKEFCSLTYDVKFDMFSKIDVNGEKESPLYTFLKNSQKGILGTTDIKWNFTKFLVDKNGNVIDRFGSSTSPESIEDDILKLL, encoded by the coding sequence ATGAGTATTTACGATTTTAATGTAAAAACTATTGATGGAGAAGAGATTTCTATGTCTAAATATAAAGGAAAAGTTCTTCTTATAGTAAATGTTGCTAGTAAGTGTGGTTTTACAGGTCAATATGAAGGATTAGAAGCACTTTTTGAAAAATATAAAAATAAAGACTTTATGGTTTTAGGATTTCCTTCAAATCAGTTTGCAAATCAAGAGCCTGAATCAAATGAAAAAATCAAAGAGTTTTGTAGTTTAACTTATGATGTTAAATTTGATATGTTTTCAAAAATTGATGTAAATGGTGAAAAGGAATCTCCTTTATACACTTTTTTGAAAAATTCTCAAAAAGGAATTTTGGGAACTACTGACATAAAATGGAATTTTACAAAATTTTTAGTTGATAAAAATGGAAATGTTATTGATAGATTTGGAAGTTCAACTTCACCTGAATCAATAGAAGATGATATTTTAAAACTATTATAG
- a CDS encoding alanine racemase translates to MAKILLSKENLFYNLDVISKKAGSKEKVAVVLKDNAYGHGLIEIGKLASEFGVKKAVVRTIDDALKIEKFFDYIIILAEKSFHTYSHTFHIVINSLEDIKNIPENANVHIKVDTGMHRNGILPNQLEKAFLGLLEKKITITGVFTHHKGADELSTNFFWQKAVFSRVKEDVKRICEKLSLPLPALHSCNSAALFRTSDFNEDFARVGIATYGYLDNAGIFNFPKLKPVMSLWANKLSTRELKKGQSVGYGGTFTAKENMIVSTYDIGYGDGFLRLNEKDSYTTPKGYKVLGRVSMDNLSLNTDEEKVCIFDDVTALSKIHDTITYEITTTLNPNIEKEIV, encoded by the coding sequence TTGGCAAAAATTTTATTAAGCAAAGAAAACCTATTTTATAATTTAGATGTTATTTCAAAAAAAGCTGGCTCAAAAGAAAAAGTTGCAGTTGTATTAAAAGACAATGCTTATGGACATGGACTAATAGAAATAGGAAAACTTGCGAGTGAATTTGGAGTGAAAAAAGCAGTAGTTAGAACGATAGATGATGCACTTAAAATTGAAAAATTTTTTGATTATATTATAATCCTTGCAGAAAAATCTTTTCACACTTATTCACATACTTTTCACATAGTAATAAATAGTTTAGAAGATATAAAAAATATCCCAGAAAATGCCAATGTTCATATCAAAGTTGATACAGGAATGCATCGAAATGGAATTTTACCAAACCAATTAGAAAAGGCTTTTTTAGGGCTTTTAGAGAAAAAAATAACAATAACTGGGGTTTTCACACACCATAAAGGTGCAGATGAATTATCAACAAATTTTTTCTGGCAAAAAGCTGTTTTTTCTAGGGTAAAAGAGGATGTGAAAAGAATATGTGAAAAACTTTCACTACCTCTTCCAGCACTTCATTCTTGTAACTCAGCAGCTCTTTTTAGAACATCAGATTTTAATGAAGATTTTGCAAGAGTTGGAATTGCAACTTATGGTTATTTAGATAATGCAGGAATATTTAATTTTCCAAAACTAAAACCTGTTATGTCACTTTGGGCTAATAAGCTATCAACAAGAGAGTTAAAAAAAGGACAAAGTGTTGGATATGGAGGAACTTTTACTGCAAAAGAAAATATGATAGTTTCAACTTATGATATTGGATATGGAGATGGTTTTTTAAGACTGAATGAAAAAGACTCATATACAACGCCCAAAGGTTATAAAGTTTTAGGTCGTGTTTCAATGGATAATTTATCTTTAAATACCGATGAAGAGAAAGTTTGTATTTTTGATGATGTTACAGCTTTATCAAAAATTCATGACACAATTACTTATGAAATTACAACAACACTAAATCCAAATATAGAAAAAGAGATAGTATGA